Below is a genomic region from Rosa chinensis cultivar Old Blush chromosome 5, RchiOBHm-V2, whole genome shotgun sequence.
AACAAATTAGTCTGAGTACTTCGGCTTGCTGTTCTGGGTTCTGGGTTTTGCATTCTGGATTTAACAATGTAAAGGGAAGGTAACTCTAGTTTTGATATAGGCTGCTACACTTTGATTATACCAATGTAAACTTAAGTCGTAAGAGTAAACACCTGGATTGGTGATAATGGCCATGGTTTGGTGAACTAGAATAAAAGGTAGCTTTACTGGTAGATTGGTTAGAATGTGTAAGATGCTCTATTTTGAATCATACAAACTTTAATATCTCATGTCTCTGCAGTGTTAGATTGCAATGACAGAGCAAATCTTTGAAGAAACAAAGAATGTACAAGAACAAAAGGAACGAGAAGTAGAAGACCCGGAGCTGTATAGGCTTCTGGTACCCAATGCTGAAGACCTTCCTCTCGTTCCTGCCTCAGCTATTGAATCCAACTTTGTCTCTTATTTTGCTCCAGGTGCttaatactctttttttttttttttttttttttccatatatTTGTAGCACACCTTATTTGATTGACAGCAGCACACTTGTATTCTTGAATATAACTCTCCATTTCGTTTCCAGATTTTATGAAACCAGGACATGACCAATATGTTTATCGCCACCCCAATGGGTAACAATCcgatctttttttaatttttttttgttcttttgttcttttatgCTTGTTTGTTAATGTTTGAATGAGGAAGTTTGATCATTTTTCTTGAATTACTGCCTTATATATCAGATTGTGTGTGATTGGTTTGGCTGCAACACATGTGGCTCTTAAGGAAGAAGGGGGTATCACAGCTATTGATTTCAATGTTGGAAAATCGGATCGCAGTGGGCTTAAGGTTACTGGAAAGCGCAAGAAGGTATTTTCTTCTCTAATCCCAGAGAGAGTATttaatctctctctttctctctctcggtTAGTAGCTTGTGGAACATgttagaaaataaaaagtagAAGGATATTTTTTAGTTGTTTTCATTATCTGTATGTCATACttctttatcttttctttttgagtaACTAATCTAATGGAGTGTAGATCATGCAGATGTGGCATTGTGTATTGTGATATTGTAACATAGGAAAAATGTTCTTATGCAGAATGCCCAGCACTTGGAGTCCAACTCAGCTTTGTGTAAAGTTTGCACCAAGGATGCAACCTATATTGTGAGGTAGAAACATTTTCTGTCAATACTTTGTTCTTCTGCAGTTTGCAGTATTCTGCATCTAACTCCATTTCATGTATGAGGTTTAAAGTTGTAGTTGCTTTTGAAGGTGTTGTGTAAAAGGCTCTCTTTTGGAAGTGAATGATAGATTAATCAAGCAGCCAGAATTGCTTAATACAGCGGTAAGAACCAGTCAATAGCCTCATATTGAAAGTTGCCAGCTTTTGTGTAGTATATAGAATTATAGATCCATTCTTAGTAATCTTATAATTGAATGGATTCAACTAAGGTAGGCTGAGCCTCATTTCTTTTATTTGATGTTGACAACTGCAAAACCAAGATTTCCAGATGCTTTGTAGGAAATAATATCAATTGCCTCTGGATACTAGCTGATAGTGGCTTGACAAAGGATGAGAGCTGCTAGCATTGATATAAAAGATATGCACTTCAGGGAAAAGGGTATACAGTAATAGTCTTGTGCAATAAGAACTGCTTGCTTGTGGCATATGAAAGGATTGAGATGACCAATTGTTTGGGATGGCTTCTAAAAGCTTAATGTGGCATTGGTGGTAGATAGTCTGTGTGGGCTTGATATTACTAGGGGAACTTGGACTTATGGGATTGAAAAAATTTTTAGACAGATGCTTGACTTTTAATATTGCTTTTCTCATCTGGAGATACCAGTACCATTTGTGGCTTGGTTGCTCATTGTTCAttcttattcctctcctttccCAGGCAGATAGAGAAGGATATATTGCCATTATCATGCCAAAACCAGCAGATTGGCTCAAAGTAAAGGATTCATTGTTGGGTCTTGAAGAGTACAAAAAATTGAGAGAAGTTCTTTGACATGATGTTAAGTTGGCTAATTGTGTTTGATCGACATTGATCCTGGACAAAAGAGAGAAAACAGAGGAGAAAACTTGAAGTCTGCTGGTGCATACTTGCCGGATTAGTCACAGGCGACAAAGCTTGATGTGTTGACTCCTTTGACAGTCATAAATCTGAGAAAACGGTATGTTTCCCCCCTGTTTTTGTATCATGTAAAaccatttcatttcaaatttttgaaaataattattGTTGAAGAAAGTACAATAAGGTTATTTTAAACAATTGACTTGTAGAAATTGTATCTGACTATTTATGTCATTTTAATAGCATTCTCAAATTTTGTTGCCTTTTGACAGAAAGCACTCTTTAGTTTTGTTTGTATAGATTGTTAAAAGGAACCATAACTATGATAATAAAACCTCCTAGTTTCATATAAATCTAAAAACAGCCTCataaagataaagaaaaaagTGTGAAAATCATTATTCAA
It encodes:
- the LOC112165327 gene encoding protein Abitram isoform X1; the protein is MTEQIFEETKNVQEQKEREVEDPELYRLLVPNAEDLPLVPASAIESNFVSYFAPDFMKPGHDQYVYRHPNGLCVIGLAATHVALKEEGGITAIDFNVGKSDRSGLKVTGKRKKNAQHLESNSALCKVCTKDATYIVRCCVKGSLLEVNDRLIKQPELLNTAADREGYIAIIMPKPADWLKVKDSLLGLEEYKKLREVL
- the LOC112165327 gene encoding protein Abitram isoform X2 — protein: MTEQIFEETKNVQEQKEREVEDPELYRLLVPNAEDLPLVPASAIESNFVSYFAPDFMKPGHDQYVYRHPNGLCVIGLAATHVALKEEGGITAIDFNVGKSDRSGLKVTGKRKKNAQHLESNSALCKVCTKDATYIVRCCVKGSLLEVNDRLIKQPELLNTAIEKDILPLSCQNQQIGSK